In the Hordeum vulgare subsp. vulgare chromosome 7H, MorexV3_pseudomolecules_assembly, whole genome shotgun sequence genome, one interval contains:
- the LOC123410721 gene encoding uncharacterized protein LOC123410721 isoform X2, which translates to MRKSGTKEAIEGSIGFKHGIDVNPSSVSTQTEGRRSDLMIRVCSCTGRSSLLHNPNTRNIMMTCKSCGGESTVDRGGSSCSSKLNTSGLEVPRPIDPEVRWKTVNRRQRAARRARTFSGGDRLKDEIRSFYACGNATSLEVAEEEASASESEKLGVSILGRRFGDSMENVPIKKRRVHMDCSPSPPSTPLLVDPYEKIPSRSGGGISSYGKHRKVKALEGKHMEEKRGPLEAADFSGISILAAAACESEMDVATLNGECSKSARSLDERKPEIISGSSLLDPVHEIKGDKLNIPNRALKLSETAPDMKPLFPTTLNSSESAPDMKPLFPTTLNGSENLVESAAPLEGKSVGCFGDTVVHTKHSNAAHDSRLHWDLNIAMEAWDTHCGDDDNHDLVGSDSVASVSDCNDAQKEMNKSQVCQGLSLSTVGEVTLHHSVDKIHATDAAKDGKTKGESDFLGDGSFHPLCSRSPQKVQLLESECLDGNDSSAETNNLPDLQKSSYVSKVELHIGSNPALSSLSLTTEHFAFAANVEKLDVSHTSPLDCEGLSHLTSADVHAGGISIQTSVLGSKVKPMTSRLVSEESTNIATVSGRSFNDAGWSDDKLGQASLQSISEFKNHELLDVDSGTSKIDQSVNDKAEHDTDVLCVAKKAADADNDSDLPDSHPEVDATINYRNRLLTCANAASAETCYITSDIHAHGLNSECTKQAATDMDNILDSKSRAQSQPSGYKHDLQKVTSNNCLQHCYRTDTSRFSKDLSVTGKVDVEEDDSQYEDGELRESGDRFWADDIYEVKCADYQVLDYKDEKAASEIHHVPVGSVPNNMVVPVANYNGTLSRKEDCDVLPVSSKHLWSSNCLDGGSGMMCSASARSIHVNMKNETRMYDNLDLIIARSAGTVSQSERGGDGLGEDSLSIRSKPVGWDMLPEDKRHSQQDSRDKVDSPNLCVLGTLEAAEACESFRQTGFPNRDVQSWLDRRRSFDRPQRNEHCRSDDGYGSGSKAERSVDRPHGRGGASRHIQANIRGEQWAENSNSSRSTQRRSPDYNNYGPAGPRNAAEAAVAKMESSGFVVAPDGTLVRAVDAANTSAMSGRMRNKSSFYHPLSRRRSPVDRDGREPAHAREAPPERCFGASGSRSGRYGPQMDKDAIDENLGSVHSSLSNRQRRFPPHRASLDLSRAHSRSPSGSRSRSPHAWTSNGSSRRHSRSPNYMTEVRIGRTTSPQRQPRFSDRVMRHSPSSRNPTYSERDSTWVEGRSCSTLDISYHKKRYSRRSPPPRITSRNDMYDLMDSQGRSRSREFHCPTRDFKRGNKHDGNGDDKRCNDRYGTVKPYEHNDAAKQFRNHAGDTLHPHISAPRSPEPQRGSPRRF; encoded by the exons ATGAGGAAGTCTGGAACAAAAG AGGCTATCGAGGGATCTATCGGATTTAAGCATGGGATTGATGTGAACCCATCTTCTGTTTCTACTCAAACAGAAGGAAGACGATCTGATTTGATG ATTCGAGTGTGCAGTTGTACTGGAAGGTCCTCATTACTTCATAATCCTAATACCAGAAATATTATGATGACCTGCAAAAGCTGTGGTGGGGAATCAACAGTTGACCGAGGTGGGTCATCGTGTAGCAGCAAGCTTAACACCAGCGGCTTGGAGGTCCCCAGACCTATAGATCCTGAGGTTAGATGGAAGACTGTAAACAGAAGGCAAAGAGCTGCAAGGAGAGCAAGGACCTTTTCTGGAGGAGACAGATTGAAGGATGAAATTAGATCTTTCTATGCATGTGGCAATGCCACGAGTCTAGAAGTGGCAGAAGAAGAGGCTTCAGCCTCTGAATCTGAGAAG CTTGGGGTATCTATTCTTGGTCGGCGCTTTGGTGATTCCATGGAAAATGTTccaataaaaaagagaagagttcatATGGATTGTTCTCCATCACCTCCATCCACCCCACTGCTAGTGGATCCTTATGAAAAGATACCAAGCAGATCTGGTGGCGGCATCTCATCATATGGCAAGCACCGCAAGGTTAAAGCACTAGAGGGCAAGCACATGGAAGAAAAGAGAGGACCTCTTGAAGCTGCTGATTTTTCTGGTATATCAATACTGGCTGCTGCTGCCTGTGAAAGCGAGATGGATGTTGCTACGTTAAATGGTGAATGCTCGAAGTCAGCCCGCTCTCTTGATGAAAGAAAGCCAGAAATTATCTCTGGTAGTTCACTGTTGGATCCTGTACATGAAATCAAAGGGGATAAGCTAAATATCCCAAACAGGGCTCTGAAATTATCTGAAACCGCTCCTGACATGAAGCCCTTATTTCCCACTACATTAAATAGCTCTGAATCTGCTCCTGACATGAAGCCCTTGTTCCCAACAACATTAAATGGCTCAGAGAATCTTGTTGAATCTGCAGCTCCTCTGGAGG GCAAATCAGTAGGCTGCTTTGGAGATACAGTTGTGCACACCAAGCATTCCAATGCAGCTCATGATTCTAGACTGCACTGGGATCTTAACATTGCGATGGAGGCGTGGGATACCCATTGTGGTgatgatgataatcatgatctGGTTGGTTCTGATTCTGTAGCTTCTGTAAGTGATTGTAATGATGCTCAAAAGGAGATGAACAAATCACAGGTGTGTCAGGGTCTTTCTCTGTCAACAGTTGGTGAGGTCACACTTCATCATTCTGTTGATAAAATTCACGCGACTGATGCAGCAAAAGATGGTAAGACAAAGGGTGAAAGTGATTTCCTAGGTGATGGTTCATTTCATCCTTTGTGCAGTCGGTCTCCCCAAAAAGTTCAGCTATTGGAATCTGAATGTTTAGATGGAAATGATTCCTCTGCCGAAACAAATAATTTGCCTGACCTGCAGAAGAGTAGTTATGTTTCTAAAGTGGAGTTGCATATCGGATCTAATCCAGCTTTGAGTTCTCTGTCTCTTACTACGGAACATTTTGCTTTTGCTGCAAACGTGGAGAAACTTGATGTGTCACACACTTCACCCCTTGATTGTGAAGGTTTGTCTCACTTGACTTCTGCGGATGTTCATGCTGGAGGTATTTCGATTCAAACAAGTGTTCTGGGCTCCAAAGTGAAGCCTATGACAAGCAGATTAGTTTCGGAGGAAAGCACAAATATTGCAACAGTTTCCGGTAGAAGTTTTAATGATGCTGGGTGGAGCGATGATAAACTTGGGCAAGCTTCACTACAAAGCATATCCGAATTTAAAAACCATGAACTTTTGGATGTTGATTCAGGAACTAGTAAAATTGATCAGTCGGTCAATGACAAGGCTGAACATGACACTGATGTATTGTGTGTTGCCAAGAAAGCTGCAGATGCAGACAATGATTCAGACCTCCCAGATTCTCATCCGGAGGTGGATGCAACAATTAATTACAGAAATCGTTTACTTACTTGTGCCAACGCTGCCAGTGCAGAAACATGTTACATCACCAGTGATATTCATGCTCATGGTCTCAATTCAGAGTGCACAAAACAAGCAGCTACTGACATGGACAACATTCTGGATTCAAAATCTAGAGCACAAAGCCAACCAAGTGGTTACAAACATGATCTTCAGAAGGTCACATCAAATAATTGCCTTCAACACTGCTATCGGACAGACACATCTCGTTTCAGCAAAGATCTTTCTGTGACCGGAAAAGTTGATGTTGAGGAAGATGATTCTCAGTATGAGGATGGGGAGCTTAGGGAATCTGGTGACCGTTTTTGGGCCGATGACATTTATGAAGTTAAATGTGCTGATTATCAGGTATtagattacaaggatgaaaaagcTGCATCAGAGATTCATCATGTACCTGTTGGCTCTGTTCCAAACAATATGGTTGTGCCAGTTGCTAATTACAATGGAACATTATCCAGGAAGGAAGATTGTGATGTTTTACCCGTATCATCGAAGCACTTATGGTCAAGTAACTGCTTGGATGGTGGATCTGGAATGATGTGTTCTGCAAGTGCTCGAAGCATTCATGTGAATATGAAAAATGAGACACGAATGTATGACAACCTAGACCTTATAATAGCTCGATCTGCTGGGACCGTTAGCCAGTCTGAAAGGGGGGGTGATGGTTTAGGTGAGGATTCATTGAGTATCAGATCAAAGCCCGTGGGATGGGATATGTTGCCCGAAGATAAGAGGCACTCTCAACAAGATTCAAGAGACAAAGTTGATTCTCCTAACCTGTGTGTTTTAGGTACATtagaggcagctgaagcctgtgaATCGTTTCGACAAACGGGGTTCCCAAATAGAGACGTGCAATCATGGCTTGATCGGCGAAGATCATTTGACAGACCCCAAAGAAATGAGCACTGCAG ATCTGATGATGGTTATGGTTCTGGCTCAAAAGCTGAAAGGTCTGTTGATAGGCCACATGGTAGGGGTGGAGCATCTAGGCATATTCAAGCAAACATCCGAGGGGAGCAGTGGGCTGAAAATTCAAATAGTTCTCGTTCTACCCAGCGAAGATCACCTGATTATAATAATTATGGCCCAGCTGGTCCAAGAAATGCTGCTGAAGCTGCTGTTGCAAAGATGGAGAGCAGTGGCTTTGTTGTTGCACCTGATGGCACTTTGGTAAGAGCTGTTGATGCAGCAAATACAAGTGCCATGTCCGGAAGGATGAGAAACAAAAGTAGCTTCTATCACCCTTTGTCTAGACGGCGTTCCCCAGTTGACAGAGATGGAAGAGAACCAGCACATGCTAGGGAAGCACCTCCAGAACGATGCTTTGGTGCTAGTGGCAGCCGGTCTGGTCGATATGGTCCTCAGATGGATAAAGATGccattgatgaaaatttgggttCAGTTCATAGCTCACTGTCTAATAGACAACGGAGGTTCCCACCGCATAGAGCCTCACTCGACCTTTCACGTGCTCACAGCAGATCTCCTTCAGGATCTAGATCTCGATCACCACATGCTTGGACATCCAACGGAAGCTCAAGGAGGCATAGTAGATCTCCTAATTACATGACTGAAGTTAGAATTGGTAGAACGACTTCACCTCAAAGACAACCTCGATTCAGTGATCGAGTTATGCGTCATAGTCCTTCATCAAGAAATCCCACTTACTCTGAACGTGATTCAACATGGGTTGAAGGAAGGAGCTGTTCAACACTAGATATTTCTTATCACAAGAAAAGATATTCTCGGAGGAGCCCACCTCCAAGAATCACTTCAAGAAATGACATGTATGATTTAATGGATTCCCAAGGGCGGTCAAGATCTCGAGAATTCCACTGCCCAACACGGGACTTCAAAAGGGGAAATAAGCATGATGGGAATGGTGATGATAAAAGATGTAATGATAGGTATGGAACTGTCAAaccatatgaacataatgatgcTGCGAAGCAGTTCAGGAATCATGCTGGAGATACACTTCATCCGCACATTTCTGCACCCAGATCACCTGAACCGCAAAGAGGAAGCCCTCGGAGATTTTGA
- the LOC123410721 gene encoding uncharacterized protein LOC123410721 isoform X1, whose protein sequence is MRKSGTKEAIEGSIGFKHGIDVNPSSVSTQTEGRRSDLMIRVCSCTGRSSLLHNPNTRNIMMTCKSCGGESTVDRGGSSCSSKLNTSGLEVPRPIDPEVRWKTVNRRQRAARRARTFSGGDRLKDEIRSFYACGNATSLEVAEEEASASESEKLGVSILGRRFGDSMENVPIKKRRVHMDCSPSPPSTPLLVDPYEKIPSRSGGGISSYGKHRKVKALEGKHMEEKRGPLEAADFSGISILAAAACESEMDVATLNGECSKSARSLDERKPEIISGSSLLDPVHEIKGDKLNIPNRALKLSETAPDMKPLFPTTLNSSESAPDMKPLFPTTLNGSENLVESAAPLEGNTALHSLLSNANKTDVFSSVSDAKSLDVTMSTNSSNPGKSVGCFGDTVVHTKHSNAAHDSRLHWDLNIAMEAWDTHCGDDDNHDLVGSDSVASVSDCNDAQKEMNKSQVCQGLSLSTVGEVTLHHSVDKIHATDAAKDGKTKGESDFLGDGSFHPLCSRSPQKVQLLESECLDGNDSSAETNNLPDLQKSSYVSKVELHIGSNPALSSLSLTTEHFAFAANVEKLDVSHTSPLDCEGLSHLTSADVHAGGISIQTSVLGSKVKPMTSRLVSEESTNIATVSGRSFNDAGWSDDKLGQASLQSISEFKNHELLDVDSGTSKIDQSVNDKAEHDTDVLCVAKKAADADNDSDLPDSHPEVDATINYRNRLLTCANAASAETCYITSDIHAHGLNSECTKQAATDMDNILDSKSRAQSQPSGYKHDLQKVTSNNCLQHCYRTDTSRFSKDLSVTGKVDVEEDDSQYEDGELRESGDRFWADDIYEVKCADYQVLDYKDEKAASEIHHVPVGSVPNNMVVPVANYNGTLSRKEDCDVLPVSSKHLWSSNCLDGGSGMMCSASARSIHVNMKNETRMYDNLDLIIARSAGTVSQSERGGDGLGEDSLSIRSKPVGWDMLPEDKRHSQQDSRDKVDSPNLCVLGTLEAAEACESFRQTGFPNRDVQSWLDRRRSFDRPQRNEHCRSDDGYGSGSKAERSVDRPHGRGGASRHIQANIRGEQWAENSNSSRSTQRRSPDYNNYGPAGPRNAAEAAVAKMESSGFVVAPDGTLVRAVDAANTSAMSGRMRNKSSFYHPLSRRRSPVDRDGREPAHAREAPPERCFGASGSRSGRYGPQMDKDAIDENLGSVHSSLSNRQRRFPPHRASLDLSRAHSRSPSGSRSRSPHAWTSNGSSRRHSRSPNYMTEVRIGRTTSPQRQPRFSDRVMRHSPSSRNPTYSERDSTWVEGRSCSTLDISYHKKRYSRRSPPPRITSRNDMYDLMDSQGRSRSREFHCPTRDFKRGNKHDGNGDDKRCNDRYGTVKPYEHNDAAKQFRNHAGDTLHPHISAPRSPEPQRGSPRRF, encoded by the exons ATGAGGAAGTCTGGAACAAAAG AGGCTATCGAGGGATCTATCGGATTTAAGCATGGGATTGATGTGAACCCATCTTCTGTTTCTACTCAAACAGAAGGAAGACGATCTGATTTGATG ATTCGAGTGTGCAGTTGTACTGGAAGGTCCTCATTACTTCATAATCCTAATACCAGAAATATTATGATGACCTGCAAAAGCTGTGGTGGGGAATCAACAGTTGACCGAGGTGGGTCATCGTGTAGCAGCAAGCTTAACACCAGCGGCTTGGAGGTCCCCAGACCTATAGATCCTGAGGTTAGATGGAAGACTGTAAACAGAAGGCAAAGAGCTGCAAGGAGAGCAAGGACCTTTTCTGGAGGAGACAGATTGAAGGATGAAATTAGATCTTTCTATGCATGTGGCAATGCCACGAGTCTAGAAGTGGCAGAAGAAGAGGCTTCAGCCTCTGAATCTGAGAAG CTTGGGGTATCTATTCTTGGTCGGCGCTTTGGTGATTCCATGGAAAATGTTccaataaaaaagagaagagttcatATGGATTGTTCTCCATCACCTCCATCCACCCCACTGCTAGTGGATCCTTATGAAAAGATACCAAGCAGATCTGGTGGCGGCATCTCATCATATGGCAAGCACCGCAAGGTTAAAGCACTAGAGGGCAAGCACATGGAAGAAAAGAGAGGACCTCTTGAAGCTGCTGATTTTTCTGGTATATCAATACTGGCTGCTGCTGCCTGTGAAAGCGAGATGGATGTTGCTACGTTAAATGGTGAATGCTCGAAGTCAGCCCGCTCTCTTGATGAAAGAAAGCCAGAAATTATCTCTGGTAGTTCACTGTTGGATCCTGTACATGAAATCAAAGGGGATAAGCTAAATATCCCAAACAGGGCTCTGAAATTATCTGAAACCGCTCCTGACATGAAGCCCTTATTTCCCACTACATTAAATAGCTCTGAATCTGCTCCTGACATGAAGCCCTTGTTCCCAACAACATTAAATGGCTCAGAGAATCTTGTTGAATCTGCAGCTCCTCTGGAGGGTAATACTGCACTTCATTCTTTGTTGAGCAATGCAAACAAAACCGATGTTTTTTCATCTGTTTCTGATGCTAAATCTCTAGATGTTACCATGTCAACTAACTCGAGCAATCCAGGCAAATCAGTAGGCTGCTTTGGAGATACAGTTGTGCACACCAAGCATTCCAATGCAGCTCATGATTCTAGACTGCACTGGGATCTTAACATTGCGATGGAGGCGTGGGATACCCATTGTGGTgatgatgataatcatgatctGGTTGGTTCTGATTCTGTAGCTTCTGTAAGTGATTGTAATGATGCTCAAAAGGAGATGAACAAATCACAGGTGTGTCAGGGTCTTTCTCTGTCAACAGTTGGTGAGGTCACACTTCATCATTCTGTTGATAAAATTCACGCGACTGATGCAGCAAAAGATGGTAAGACAAAGGGTGAAAGTGATTTCCTAGGTGATGGTTCATTTCATCCTTTGTGCAGTCGGTCTCCCCAAAAAGTTCAGCTATTGGAATCTGAATGTTTAGATGGAAATGATTCCTCTGCCGAAACAAATAATTTGCCTGACCTGCAGAAGAGTAGTTATGTTTCTAAAGTGGAGTTGCATATCGGATCTAATCCAGCTTTGAGTTCTCTGTCTCTTACTACGGAACATTTTGCTTTTGCTGCAAACGTGGAGAAACTTGATGTGTCACACACTTCACCCCTTGATTGTGAAGGTTTGTCTCACTTGACTTCTGCGGATGTTCATGCTGGAGGTATTTCGATTCAAACAAGTGTTCTGGGCTCCAAAGTGAAGCCTATGACAAGCAGATTAGTTTCGGAGGAAAGCACAAATATTGCAACAGTTTCCGGTAGAAGTTTTAATGATGCTGGGTGGAGCGATGATAAACTTGGGCAAGCTTCACTACAAAGCATATCCGAATTTAAAAACCATGAACTTTTGGATGTTGATTCAGGAACTAGTAAAATTGATCAGTCGGTCAATGACAAGGCTGAACATGACACTGATGTATTGTGTGTTGCCAAGAAAGCTGCAGATGCAGACAATGATTCAGACCTCCCAGATTCTCATCCGGAGGTGGATGCAACAATTAATTACAGAAATCGTTTACTTACTTGTGCCAACGCTGCCAGTGCAGAAACATGTTACATCACCAGTGATATTCATGCTCATGGTCTCAATTCAGAGTGCACAAAACAAGCAGCTACTGACATGGACAACATTCTGGATTCAAAATCTAGAGCACAAAGCCAACCAAGTGGTTACAAACATGATCTTCAGAAGGTCACATCAAATAATTGCCTTCAACACTGCTATCGGACAGACACATCTCGTTTCAGCAAAGATCTTTCTGTGACCGGAAAAGTTGATGTTGAGGAAGATGATTCTCAGTATGAGGATGGGGAGCTTAGGGAATCTGGTGACCGTTTTTGGGCCGATGACATTTATGAAGTTAAATGTGCTGATTATCAGGTATtagattacaaggatgaaaaagcTGCATCAGAGATTCATCATGTACCTGTTGGCTCTGTTCCAAACAATATGGTTGTGCCAGTTGCTAATTACAATGGAACATTATCCAGGAAGGAAGATTGTGATGTTTTACCCGTATCATCGAAGCACTTATGGTCAAGTAACTGCTTGGATGGTGGATCTGGAATGATGTGTTCTGCAAGTGCTCGAAGCATTCATGTGAATATGAAAAATGAGACACGAATGTATGACAACCTAGACCTTATAATAGCTCGATCTGCTGGGACCGTTAGCCAGTCTGAAAGGGGGGGTGATGGTTTAGGTGAGGATTCATTGAGTATCAGATCAAAGCCCGTGGGATGGGATATGTTGCCCGAAGATAAGAGGCACTCTCAACAAGATTCAAGAGACAAAGTTGATTCTCCTAACCTGTGTGTTTTAGGTACATtagaggcagctgaagcctgtgaATCGTTTCGACAAACGGGGTTCCCAAATAGAGACGTGCAATCATGGCTTGATCGGCGAAGATCATTTGACAGACCCCAAAGAAATGAGCACTGCAG ATCTGATGATGGTTATGGTTCTGGCTCAAAAGCTGAAAGGTCTGTTGATAGGCCACATGGTAGGGGTGGAGCATCTAGGCATATTCAAGCAAACATCCGAGGGGAGCAGTGGGCTGAAAATTCAAATAGTTCTCGTTCTACCCAGCGAAGATCACCTGATTATAATAATTATGGCCCAGCTGGTCCAAGAAATGCTGCTGAAGCTGCTGTTGCAAAGATGGAGAGCAGTGGCTTTGTTGTTGCACCTGATGGCACTTTGGTAAGAGCTGTTGATGCAGCAAATACAAGTGCCATGTCCGGAAGGATGAGAAACAAAAGTAGCTTCTATCACCCTTTGTCTAGACGGCGTTCCCCAGTTGACAGAGATGGAAGAGAACCAGCACATGCTAGGGAAGCACCTCCAGAACGATGCTTTGGTGCTAGTGGCAGCCGGTCTGGTCGATATGGTCCTCAGATGGATAAAGATGccattgatgaaaatttgggttCAGTTCATAGCTCACTGTCTAATAGACAACGGAGGTTCCCACCGCATAGAGCCTCACTCGACCTTTCACGTGCTCACAGCAGATCTCCTTCAGGATCTAGATCTCGATCACCACATGCTTGGACATCCAACGGAAGCTCAAGGAGGCATAGTAGATCTCCTAATTACATGACTGAAGTTAGAATTGGTAGAACGACTTCACCTCAAAGACAACCTCGATTCAGTGATCGAGTTATGCGTCATAGTCCTTCATCAAGAAATCCCACTTACTCTGAACGTGATTCAACATGGGTTGAAGGAAGGAGCTGTTCAACACTAGATATTTCTTATCACAAGAAAAGATATTCTCGGAGGAGCCCACCTCCAAGAATCACTTCAAGAAATGACATGTATGATTTAATGGATTCCCAAGGGCGGTCAAGATCTCGAGAATTCCACTGCCCAACACGGGACTTCAAAAGGGGAAATAAGCATGATGGGAATGGTGATGATAAAAGATGTAATGATAGGTATGGAACTGTCAAaccatatgaacataatgatgcTGCGAAGCAGTTCAGGAATCATGCTGGAGATACACTTCATCCGCACATTTCTGCACCCAGATCACCTGAACCGCAAAGAGGAAGCCCTCGGAGATTTTGA